The Anabaena sp. PCC 7108 region GCAGAATTTGAGTTAACTTACCTATTCATTACCCATGATTTATGGTTAGCGCGGTTTTTGTGCGATCGCATAGCCGTGATGAATGGTGGTAAAATTGTCGAACTAGGACAAACTAAACAGATTTTTTCTCATCCTCAACATCCCTACACCCAAACCCTGTTAGCTGCTGCACCTTTATTAGCAAGAGTATAAGGAGTTCAGGAGAAATAAGCAGAAAGAGGAAAATGACCAATCACCAATCACAAAAGTAATTAATGTCTAAAAATCCGTCTTCTAAACCTTACACAACCAATACCAATCAATCAGATAAATGGCAAGAAAGAGTAGCGCAAATAGCATATCGCTTTAATAAACAATATCAAAATCAAAAATTTGAAGTACCAGACGAAGTCCAAGCAATGCCAATATTTAGAGAATGGACTACTGGCATATTAAGTAATAAGATTGTATCGCCTTTTTGGGAAATTGCTCAACCTCAAAAAAACCAACATTGTTTAGATATTGGCTGCGGGGTCAGTTTTTTAATCTATCCTTGGCGAGATTGGCAAGCATTTTTTTATGGACAAGAAATTAGTAATATTGCCAGAGATACTTTGAATTCCCGTGGTTCACAGTTAAACTCAAAACTTTTCAAAGGTGTTGAGTTAGGTGCATCTCATCATTTAAACTATGTTTCTGGTCAGTTTGACTTAGTAATTGCAACGGGTTTTAGTTGCTATTTTCCCCTAGAATATTGGCAAGCTGTGTTACTAGAAGTAAAACGGGTATTGAAACCAGAAGGACAGTTTGTATTTGACATTCTCAATTCAGAACAACCTTTAGCTGAAGATTGGGCGGTTCTAGAAACTTATTTGGGTGCTGAGGTGTTTCTAGAATCTACGACAGACTGGGAAAAAACAATTAAGGCTACGGGTGCTAAAGTAATTAAACGGCAATTAGGAGAATTATTCGAGTTGTACAAAGTCAAGTTTTAAGAGAAAAATCAGGACATTATAGGACTCCTAAATCCTTCAGACTGCTGCGTGTAATTTCGATTCGGGCAGGTATATCATCTGGTTTATTGATGTCAATATTTGTGGCAAAAAAGTAGACGTTTTTGTTTTGTTCCAAATAGCCAACAAACCAACCTACTTGGGGTTTACTGCTAGTTAACCATCCCGTTTTAGCCCGCAGTGTGTAGTCTGGAGTTTTTTCCCACACCATAATGTCTTTCACAACATCCATTGTCCGTTTTGAAAAAGGTAAATTACCTTGATACAACCTTTGTAAAAAATCAATTTGCGCTTTGGGTGTAATTTTCAAAGGACCTTGCAGCCAAAAACGATCAATGTCTGCGGCAGTACCAATTTCACGGTTGCCATAGCCAACTTTATCAATCCATTGCTGCATTTGTGCATATCCAATTCTGCGTGCTAAAACTTGATAAAACCAAACAGTTGAATTCTTGAAGGCTTGACGTAAATTTGTATCCTGATTCCAAGTCTCAAAATCTCGATGAATTCCATCCCAAGTCAGAACAGCGACATCATCTTTAATTACACCAGTTTCTAAAGCCGTCATGGCGTTGAAAATTTTAAAGGTTGAAGCTGGAGTAATTGGGGTGGTATTACGTTGAGGATTGTGTTCATAGGTGAGGTTATTTTGGGAATCATAAATTATGATCGATCCTGCAACCCCAAATTTTTGGAAATGTCGCCCCAAGTCTGGGACTTTAACATTGACTTTTGCTGAATGTTCAGATGAGATAGAAGAAGGTTTTGCCAACACATAGATTGACCAGAAGTTAATGATGATTATGACTGTGAAGGCAAGAGTTAGAGATCGCCAAATACGAGACAAGATTTTCTCTCCATTTATATTGAATATAATTAACAGAATAACTGATAAATTTTACTGTAACAGTGTATTATTTGTGAAGATTTTAACAACAATTTTCCCAAATAGCAGCAATGATTATTCGCCATGCTAGAGAAACTGATTTACCTGCCATTGTAGCAATTTATAATGCTGCGGTTCCCAGCCGCATGGCGACAGCCGATTTAGAACCTGTATCTGTGGAAAGTCGTTTGGCTTGGTTTAAAGGAAGAGTCCCTTCACAGCGTCCTCTGTGGATAATTGAGACAGAAGGTTTAGTTACTGGATGGTTAAGTTTTCAATCATTTTACGGCAGACCTGCTTACCACTCAACTGCGGAAATTAGTATTTACATTTCCCCAAATTTTCAGGGATGTGGTTTGGGAAAACAACTGTTAACAAAAGCAATTTATGAAAGCCCAAATTTAGGTTTAAAGACTTTAGTGAGTTTTATTTTTGCTCACAATCAACCCAGTTTAGGATTATTTACATCTTTTGGTTTTCAACCTTGGGGACATTTGCCTAGAATTGCAGATTTAGATGGAGAAGAAAGGGATTTAATGATTATGGGATTACGGGTTAGTGAGTTACATTGAAAATCCAAAAGTTCAAGATTTATGATATTATCTTTAGTTCGTAATTCTCATGAAAATTGCTACACTACTCCCAACTAAACAAACACACCTAGAACATAGTCAAAGACATCTCAAATGAAGTCTGTTAGGATTGCCATATGCTAATTCTCCTCACCTTTTCTGAGAATAACCTAGAGTTATTCACCACTAGAGATGTCGATGTAGTACTGACAAAAATTGATAATTCTCGCAATATTTGGTTGCGCTGTATTAACTTCCGCGATCGCACTGGAACAGCTAGAATTATCAAGTATTTTGGACTTAATGCATCTCGTGTTGATATGATTTTCAACCATTCCTCCATAGGAATTGATGAAGACATAGAAGATTGTTTATTTAACAGCTATGAAATTCTGACTCATCACATAAAAAATCGGGAGTTTGAGGTAGCCCGTGGCAGTATTGTCGTAGGAAATAATTTTATCATAACCTTTGAAATTACGGAATTGAAAATATTAACCATACTCACTAACAATTTTCAAAAGCGAAATTTAGATATTCAAAAATGGGGAGTTGATTATATTCTATATCTGATTTATAAAGATATTTTGAATAATTACCATACTGTATTTGACTATATTTCTAGAAAACTTGATGATTTAGAAGATGAAGTTCTAGATAAATTGGGTGATGACTCAACGTATCAGAAAATTGCCACAATGAGGCAATCTACTCGTGTGGGAAGGCGCAATTTTCAAAGTATTAAATCACTACTGGTGATGATGGATTACGACGACTTCCAATGGATTACCCCACCTGTGAAGACACTATTTAATCAAGAATTAGTTCATCACATTGATAATCTCTGGCAAGAATATCTGGCTTTGAGAACCTGGATGTCAGAATTAATGGAAATTCAACGGGATAATGTCGCCAGCAAAACTAGTGAACGAATTAATCGTCTAACTATTCTCTCCAGCATATTTTTGCCCATCACTTTTATTTCTGGCTTCTATGGTATGAACTTCAAATATATGCCTGAATTAGATCAACCTTGGGCTTATCCTGCTATTATCAGCATTATGGTATTGATTGTGATTTCTAGTATTGTCTATGCTAAACGACAACGTTGGTTGTAGTCAGCAAGATTGATTACACTGCGGTAGAAATCCAGCTACCATTTCAAATTAGGTAAAAAGTTCCATGAAACAAGATTTTTTAATTTTTTAATTTTTAATTTTTAATTTTTAATTGTTTACACCTTATCCTTGGCTGGCGGCACAATACCAAATCTATTTAACCCGGCATCAATATTTCTCAATATTTTAAAATCATCTTCTGGTAAAGGATAACTATTACTACTAATAAAACCACCCATTGGCTGTTTTTCCAAAAATGAAAATGCTTGGCGAAACTGTTGAGGTTCTGCTTTAATTGGAGCATCAAAATGGCAGGAAATAATCCAATTAAAATCCCAACTGGCAACTTTATCAGCCCAATTTATTGTTTTTCTGGGGGCGCGATTTAAAATTAAACTTTGTAAAATTGGTGCAACAAATAAACGTCCATTTCCAGACAATACATCAAATGAAGTTTGCCAATTTTCTTGCCACTGGAAAGGGAAAAACCCAAAATAGGCTTTTCGAGAACGTTCTGGGGCTTTCTGGGCATCGCGGAACACTTGACCCCATGTCGGGATTGCTAACACACTCGGTTGAAAATACAAGGCAAATAATGTTACACGCTGCCATCCTTTAC contains the following coding sequences:
- a CDS encoding class I SAM-dependent methyltransferase translates to MSKNPSSKPYTTNTNQSDKWQERVAQIAYRFNKQYQNQKFEVPDEVQAMPIFREWTTGILSNKIVSPFWEIAQPQKNQHCLDIGCGVSFLIYPWRDWQAFFYGQEISNIARDTLNSRGSQLNSKLFKGVELGASHHLNYVSGQFDLVIATGFSCYFPLEYWQAVLLEVKRVLKPEGQFVFDILNSEQPLAEDWAVLETYLGAEVFLESTTDWEKTIKATGAKVIKRQLGELFELYKVKF
- the blaOXA gene encoding class D beta-lactamase, with amino-acid sequence MSRIWRSLTLAFTVIIIINFWSIYVLAKPSSISSEHSAKVNVKVPDLGRHFQKFGVAGSIIIYDSQNNLTYEHNPQRNTTPITPASTFKIFNAMTALETGVIKDDVAVLTWDGIHRDFETWNQDTNLRQAFKNSTVWFYQVLARRIGYAQMQQWIDKVGYGNREIGTAADIDRFWLQGPLKITPKAQIDFLQRLYQGNLPFSKRTMDVVKDIMVWEKTPDYTLRAKTGWLTSSKPQVGWFVGYLEQNKNVYFFATNIDINKPDDIPARIEITRSSLKDLGVL
- a CDS encoding GNAT family N-acetyltransferase, which codes for MIIRHARETDLPAIVAIYNAAVPSRMATADLEPVSVESRLAWFKGRVPSQRPLWIIETEGLVTGWLSFQSFYGRPAYHSTAEISIYISPNFQGCGLGKQLLTKAIYESPNLGLKTLVSFIFAHNQPSLGLFTSFGFQPWGHLPRIADLDGEERDLMIMGLRVSELH
- a CDS encoding magnesium transporter CorA family protein — translated: MLILLTFSENNLELFTTRDVDVVLTKIDNSRNIWLRCINFRDRTGTARIIKYFGLNASRVDMIFNHSSIGIDEDIEDCLFNSYEILTHHIKNREFEVARGSIVVGNNFIITFEITELKILTILTNNFQKRNLDIQKWGVDYILYLIYKDILNNYHTVFDYISRKLDDLEDEVLDKLGDDSTYQKIATMRQSTRVGRRNFQSIKSLLVMMDYDDFQWITPPVKTLFNQELVHHIDNLWQEYLALRTWMSELMEIQRDNVASKTSERINRLTILSSIFLPITFISGFYGMNFKYMPELDQPWAYPAIISIMVLIVISSIVYAKRQRWL